From the genome of Marixanthomonas ophiurae, one region includes:
- the hemC gene encoding hydroxymethylbilane synthase has product MNKTIRIGTRDSELALWQAKTVQAQLEKIGYKTELVPVKSTGDLVLDQPLYEMGITGIFTKTLDVAMLNGTVDIAVHSMKDVPTHLPKGIVQTAVLPRATSTDILVTKGDFDPEQPSTIATGSLRRKAQWLNRYPNHTVVNLRGNVNTRLQKLQDNDWQGAIFAKAGLERINVLPDNFESLDWMIPAPAQGAMVIVALEKDAFSREATSKLNNTEADICTYIERSFLQKLEGGCTAPIGALATCIDDTIQFKGVLFSLDGQTKLEVAKQCSKSDYKTLGTNCAEEILNTGGKELMKVIKSEMEK; this is encoded by the coding sequence GTGAATAAAACCATCCGAATCGGTACGCGCGACAGTGAATTAGCACTATGGCAAGCAAAAACCGTACAAGCCCAACTTGAAAAAATAGGATATAAAACAGAATTGGTCCCTGTAAAATCTACAGGCGATTTGGTATTAGACCAACCCTTATATGAAATGGGAATCACGGGTATTTTTACCAAAACCCTAGATGTTGCTATGCTGAACGGAACGGTAGATATTGCTGTACACAGCATGAAAGATGTGCCTACCCATTTACCAAAAGGGATTGTACAAACCGCTGTTTTACCAAGGGCAACATCAACGGATATTTTGGTAACAAAAGGCGACTTCGATCCCGAACAACCCAGCACCATTGCAACTGGTAGCCTACGCCGAAAAGCTCAATGGCTTAACCGCTACCCCAACCACACAGTCGTCAATTTACGCGGAAATGTAAACACCCGGTTACAAAAGCTCCAAGATAACGATTGGCAGGGTGCCATTTTTGCAAAAGCAGGCTTGGAACGTATAAACGTATTGCCTGATAATTTTGAATCCTTAGATTGGATGATACCCGCTCCCGCCCAAGGCGCCATGGTGATTGTAGCTTTAGAAAAGGACGCGTTTAGTAGAGAAGCGACTTCAAAATTAAACAATACAGAAGCCGATATTTGCACGTATATTGAACGTTCTTTTCTACAGAAATTAGAAGGTGGATGTACCGCACCTATTGGGGCATTGGCCACTTGTATCGACGACACAATCCAATTTAAAGGAGTGTTATTTTCTTTAGATGGTCAAACAAAGTTAGAAGTTGCCAAACAATGTTCAAAAAGTGATTACAAAACTTTAGGCACTAACTGCGCTGA